Proteins encoded by one window of Torulaspora delbrueckii CBS 1146 chromosome 2, complete genome:
- the HIS7 gene encoding imidazoleglycerol-phosphate synthase (similar to Saccharomyces cerevisiae HIS7 (YBR248C); ancestral locus Anc_6.167): MSLVHIIDVESGNLQSLTNAIEYLGYEVKLVSSAEDLDIEKVSRLILPGVGNFGHFVDNLYSRGFEKPIREYIDSGKPIMGICVGIQTLFSSSEESLSSSGLGLIQGNLSKFNDSTKPVPEIGWNSCMPSGDLFFGIDPYKRYYFVHSYAAILDEHLEGKIRSDGWKIAKAKYGDEEFVAALYRDNVFATQFHPEKSSAAGLQVLRNFLKQEHPVTSYTSEEKKLLANDYSNFGLTRRIVACLDVRTNDQGDLVVTKGDQYDVREKSEGNDVRNLGKPVEMAQKYYTQGADEVTFLNITSFRDCPLKDTPMLEVLKRAAKTIFVPLTVGGGIKDIVDVDGTKKPAQEVASLYFQAGADKVSIGTDAVFAAEKFYSLGGRGDGTSPIETISKAYGAQAVVISVDPKKVYVDSPGSTKNKTFKSKIANEKGQEWCWYQCTIKGGRETRDVGVWELTRACEALGAGEILLNCIDKDGSNSGYDLELIEHVKDAVTIPVIASSGAGNPEHFEEAFTETRADACLGAGMFHRGEYTVGDVKKYLLQKGLKVRVDSFD, translated from the coding sequence ATGTCTCTGGTTCATATTATTGATGTGGAAAGTGGTAACCTACAGTCGTTGACAAATGCGATCGAATACCTCGGTTATGAAGTTAAATTGGTTAGTTCAGCAGAAGATCTAGACATCGAAAAGGTTTCAAGACTAATTCTACCTGGTGTGGGTAATTTTGGTCATTTTGTTGATAACTTGTACTCTCGTGGTTTTGAAAAGCCCATCAGAGAGTACATCGACTCGGGAAAGCCAATCATGGGTATATGTGTTGGTATTCAAACTCTATTTTCCAGTTCAGAAGAGAGCCTTTCTAGTTCTGGTTTGGGATTGATTCAAGGTAACTTatccaaattcaatgatAGTACTAAACCCGTGCCTGAGATTGGCTGGAACAGCTGTATGCCAAGTGGTGATTTGTTCTTTGGTATTGACCCTTACAAAAGATACTATTTCGTCCATTCCTATGCAGCTATTCTAGATGAGCATTTGGAGGGAAAGATTCGCAGTGATGGTTGGAAGATTGCCAAGGCAAAGTACGGAGACGAAGAGTTCGTTGCGGCGCTATACAGAGATAATGTCTTCGCTACTCAATTCCACCCTGAAAAGTCAAGTGCAGCAGGCCTACAAGTTCTTCGCAACTTCTTGAAACAGGAGCATCCAGTGACAAGCTATACTAGcgaagagaagaaattactGGCTAACGATTACTCCAATTTTGGTTTGACCAGAAGAATTGTCGCATGTCTTGATGTGCGTACCAATGACCAGGGAGATCTTGTTGTTACCAAGGGAGATCAATACGATGTCCGTGAGAAAAGTGAAGGGAATGATGTTAGAAACTTGGGTAAGCCAGTCGAGATGGCACAAAAGTACTACACACAAGGCGCTGATGAAGTGACGTTTTTGAACATTACATCCTTCAGAGATTGTCCTTTGAAGGACACGCCTATGCTTGAAGTCCTGAAACGTGCTGCAAAGACCATTTTCGTCCCATTGACTGTCGGTGGTGGCATTAAGGACATCGTTGACGTGGATGGAACTAAGAAACCAGCCCAAGAAGTGGCAAGTTTGTATTTCCAAGCTGGTGCAGACAAGGTGTCAATCGGAACAGATGCAGTCTTCGCCGCAGAGAAATTCTATTCTCTAGGCGGCCGTGGTGATGGTActtctccaattgaaaCTATTTCTAAGGCTTATGGTGCACAAGCAGTGGTGATTTCAgttgatccaaagaaggTTTATGTGGATAGTCCTGGTAGCACAAAAAACAagaccttcaaatcaaaaatcGCCAATGAAAAGGGACAAGAATGGTGTTGGTATCAGTGTACCATCAAGGGAGGTAGAGAAACAAGAGATGTTGGTGTATGGGAGCTGACTAGGGCATGTGAAGCCTTGGGAGCGGGTGAAATTCTGTTGAATTGTATCGATAAAGATGGTTCAAACTCTGGTTACGATTTGGAACTGATCGAGCACGTAAAAGACGCCGTTACGATCCCTGTCATTGCATCCAGTGGTGCAGGTAATCCAGAGCATTTCGAAGAAGCTTTCACAGAGACTCGTGCTGACGCTTGTTTGGGAGCTGGTATGTTCCACAGAGGAGAATACACAGTTGGTGACGTGAAGAAATATTTGTTGCAAAAAGGTCTCAAAGTAAGAGTAGATTCTTTTGATTGA
- the SRM1 gene encoding Ran guanyl-nucleotide exchange factor (similar to Saccharomyces cerevisiae SRM1 (YGL097W); ancestral locus Anc_6.166) — translation MVKRAASTGLDGLNHVNGKKISRSHSSRIINSQDDYKHLYTSVQPLDVFCWGTGSMCELGLGPLAKNKEVKRPRLNPFLPHDQARIVGFAVGGMHTLAFDSDSNIWSWGCNDVGALGRDTSGASEKLKDMDADNSSDDEDGDLNELESTPAKIPVEFFPPLAKGHKVVQLAATDNLSCVLFSNGDIYAFGTFRCNEGILGFYRDEIKIQRTPWKVPTFSKFKIVQMAPGKDHVLFLDEEGAVFAWGNGQQYQLGRKVMERFRLKTLDPRPFGLKHIKYISAGENHNFALTADGKLVSWGLNQFGQCGVSEEIEDGGLVTKWKKVLLPDGISVKMVSAGEHHSLVLSQEGDLYTFGRLDMFEIGLARDKLPDFTYKDVHDKARAVPIPTKLVDVPKFKNVAAGSHHSVALAQNGIAYSWGFGETYAVGLGPSGEDTEVPTRIKNTATQEHNIIFVGCGGQFSVSGGVKLSDEEAEKRADEMDD, via the coding sequence ATGGTTAAAAGAGCTGCTAGTACTGGACTAGATGGGCTAAACCATGTTAATGGGAAAAAAATTTCGAGATCGCATTCTTCTCGTATAATAAACTCACAAGATGACTACAAACACTTATACACATCGGTTCAACCTTTAGATGTGTTCTGTTGGGGTACAGGATCAATGTGTGAACTTGGGCTTGGTCCGCTAGCTAAGAATAAGGAGGTAAAAAGACCAAGGCTGAATCCTTTTTTGCCTCATGATCAAGCTAGGATCGTAGGGTTTGCAGTAGGTGGTATGCATACGCTGGCTTTTGATTCTGACAGCAATATCTGGTCCTGGGGCTGTAACGATGTTGGTGCATTGGGTAGAGATACTTCTGGTGCGTcagaaaaattgaaagatatgGATGCAGATAATTCAagcgatgatgaggatggtGATCTGAACGAATTGGAGTCTACACCGGCCAAGATACCGGTTGAATTTTTCCCACCTCTTGCAAAGGGGCATaaagttgttcaattggcTGCGACAGACAATCTAAGTTGTGTTTTATTTAGCAATGGTGACATTTACGCTTTTGGTACTTTTAGATGCAATGAAGGTATCTTGGGTTTTTACCGCGATGAGATTAAAATTCAACGCACACCTTGGAAAGTTCCTACATTCTCCAAGTTCaagattgttcaaatgGCTCCTGGTAAGGATCACGTCCTcttcttggatgaagaaggtgcaGTTTTTGCATGGGGTAATGGCCAGCAGTACCAATTGGGAAGGAAAGTGATGGAAAGATTCCGCCTAAAAACGTTAGACCCAAGACCTTTTGGACTCAAACATATCAAGTACATCTCTGCAGGTGAAAATCACAATTTCGCTCTCACTGCAGATGGTAAACTAGTAAGCTGGGGGTTGAACCAGTTTGGTCAATGTGGTGTATCTGAAGAGATTGAGGATGGTGGCCTAGTGACGAAATGGAAAAAAGTTTTATTGCCTGATGGAATTTCGGTCAAAATGGTTTCAGCAGGTGAACATCACTCTCTGGTGCTATCTCAAGAAGGTGATCTATACACCTTTGGTAGACTGGATATGTTTGAAATCGGTCTCGCCAGGGATAAACTACCAGACTTCACTTACAAAGATGTACATGACAAGGCTCGTGCAGTGCCAATACCAACCAAGTTAGTGGACGTCCCTAAGTTCAAGAACGTAGCTGCCGGTTCTCATCATTCTGTTGCCCTAGCCCAAAATGGTATTGCATACTCGTGGGGGTTTGGGGAAACTTACGCAGTTGGGTTGGGACCCTCTGGTGAGGATACTGAGGTACCTACCAGAATTAAAAATACAGCAACCCAAGAACACAACATAATTTTTGTTGGTTGCGGTGGTCAATTCTCTGTTTCCGGAGGTGTAAAGctttcagatgaagaagccgAAAAGAGAGCTGACGAGATGGATGATTGA
- the TDEL0B03880 gene encoding uncharacterized protein codes for MRLWLPVFFTILAGVFGVKGQPLFDEELHSSSAFEVIERSFCVLYIEGLASHRSLHGALRSLRIVKDQISSIERRYAKQPHIISAIDTLLVLKGEQIKLSNKSLSSLKRHLKQLKEGLSLALNTDYELTQAEVVPLHNEALAVDILSGFFERSIQSVTVSTDGNMNPALIKTLKTGAFLMVMLSTTADVCVITGPLICFALYIAGSGAVVIWFTQIYRTTLGMNGVSESSY; via the coding sequence ATGAGATTATGGCTTCCTGTTTTTTTTACAATCCTCGCAGGTGTTTTTGGCGTGAAGGGGCAGCCattatttgatgaagaacttcaCAGTTCAAGTGCTTTCGAAGTTATCGAAAGAAGTTTTTGTGTCCTCTACATTGAGGGTTTGGCATCCCATAGAAGTTTACATGGGGCGTTGAGAAGCCTGCGAATTGTTAAGGATcagatttcatcaattgaaagGAGATACGCCAAGCAACCGCATATCATTTCGGCCATTGACACTTTACTGGTACTCAAGGGAGAACAGATCAAACTGAGTAACAAAAGTTTAAGCTCACTGAAAAGGCATTTAAAGCAGCTAAAGGAGGGCTTATCCTTAGCTCTTAATACAGACTACGAGTTGACGCAAGCCGAGGTTGTACCGCTTCATAACGAGGCTTTGGCTGTTGATATACTTTCTGGGTTCTTCGAACGCAGCATACAAAGCGTAACCGTCAGCACAGATGGAAATATGAATCCAGCACTAATAAAAACATTGAAAACTGGCGCATTTCTAATGGTAATGTTGAGCACCACAGCTGACGTTTGTGTCATTACAGGCCCGTTGATATGTTTTGCGCTTTACATCGCAGGATCCGGAGCAGTAGTTATATGGTTCACCCAAATATACCGCACCACTCTCGGTATGAACGGCGTCTCGGAATCCAGCTATTGA
- the ENP1 gene encoding snoRNA-binding rRNA-processing protein ENP1 (similar to Saccharomyces cerevisiae ENP1 (YBR247C); ancestral locus Anc_6.165): MGRAGGSKFRKQRHDPLMKDLDSAQGTLKKVQRKKDQDDNDAESEGFVDSKASRKILQLAREQQDEISREEDEEIQSARNDLARYKHTAYDEDEDEESEGAGGISDFEPEGEYVEEEEEVVDIDEEDAAMFEQYFKGSEGFNSMSGSYNLADKIMASIREKEMEHEGGAIPHEADEAQQDNMQGEGVALPEKVIRAYSTVATILQTWTHGKLPKLFKVIPSLKNWQDILYVTNPEQWSPHVVYEATKLFVSNMTAKEAQKFVNLVLYERFRENIETSDDHSLNYHIYRALKKSLYKPSAFFKGFLFPLVESGCNVREATIAGSVLAKVSVPALHSSAALSYLLKLPFSPATTVFIRVLLDKKYALPYQTVDECVYYFMRFRILEDGNKSEDCNIVLPVVWHKAFLTFAQRYKNDITQDQRDFLLETVRQRGHKDIGPEIRRELLAGESREFVGGADEVNDLMIDVR, translated from the coding sequence ATGGGCAGAGCAGGAGGTTCGAAATTTAGGAAGCAGAGACATGATCCTCTCATGAAAGATCTGGATTCTGCGCAAggtactttgaagaaagtgcagaggaagaaggaTCAGGACGACAATGATGCAGAATCTGAGGGCTTCGTTGACTCTAAGGCATCgagaaagattttgcagCTAGCAAGAGAGCAGCAGGATGAGATTTCCAgggaagaagacgaagaaatTCAGTCAGCAAGAAATGATTTGGCTCGGTACAAACATACCGCatacgatgaagatgaggacgaGGAAAGCGAAGGTGCTGGTGGCATTTCCGATTTTGAGCCGGAAGGTGAGTACGTTgaggaggaggaagaagttgtggatatcgatgaagaggatgcGGCAATGTTCGAGCAGTACTTTAAAGGATCTGAGGGTTTCAACTCTATGAGTGGTAGTTACAATTTGGCAGACAAAATTATGGCATCAATcagagagaaagagatggaacATGAAGGTGGGGCCATTCCTCATGAGGCAGACGAGGCTCAACAGGATAATATGCAAGGTGAAGGTGTTGCACTTCCTGAAAAGGTCATCAGAGCCTACAGTACTGTCGCAACAATCTTGCAGACTTGGACCCACGGGAAGTTACccaaattgttcaaagtTATTCCTTCTCTGAAAAACTGGCAGGATATTCTGTACGTTACAAATCCTGAACAATGGTCTCCTCATGTGGTTTATGAAGCTACGAAATTATTTGTTTCTAATATGACTGCCAAGGAAGCTCAAAAGTTTGTTAATTTGGTGCTTTATGAACGTTTCCGTGAAAATATTGAGACGAGTGATGATCATTCATTGAATTATCACATTTATCGAGCTCTAAAAAAGTCGCTGTATAAGCCAAGCGCTTTTTTTAAAGGTTTTCTATTCCCATTAGTTGAATCTGGTTGTAACGTTCGTGAGGCCACTATTGCTGGAAGTGTTTTGGCTAAGGTCTCCGTTCCAGCATTGCATTCTTCAGCAGCTCTAAGTTATTTATTGAAGCTACCGTTCTCACCTGCTACAACCGTCTTCATTAGAGTCTTGTTGGACAAGAAATACGCATTGCCATACCAAACCGTGGACGAATGTGTCTATTATTTCATGAGATTTAGAATTTTAGAAGATGGAAATAAGAGCGAAGATTGTAACATTGTACTACCAGTGGTATGGCACAAGGCATTCCTGACATTTGCTCAAAGGTATAAAAATGATATCACGCAGGATCAAAGAGACTTCCTGCTTGAGACTGTTCGTCAAAGAGGTCACAAGGATATTGGACCTGAAATTAGAAGAGAGCTTCTCGCAGGAGAAAGCAGAGAGTTTGTGGGAGGAGCCGACGAAGTCAATGATTTGATGATTGACGTCCGCTGA
- the USE1 gene encoding SNAP receptor USE1 (similar to Saccharomyces cerevisiae USE1 (YGL098W); ancestral locus Anc_6.164) produces MTAVLKDNLFHDIDVVDEPFITYLLSTKLSENLNILRTTAISRQINAANEQQNDDTIKDFQDEFPSIAFDSLQRQRKVLKVMEDQYNQYQESTKTNRYTFDFDSPHIDETEPNAVVQGQDKALDVDTSVAELRKRLLGHRADESNGLESEKSSERQIEDQDNLQNSLIEDMTKLVGSLKQGATAFQNALNEDKAVLSAAEIGVQVASTSLTDISGKLKKYDKKKLGYIFYITVFISMLVGLLVTFIIIQLFPAL; encoded by the coding sequence ATGACAGCGGTACTGAAAGACAACCTGTTTCACGATATAgatgttgttgatgaacCGTTTATTACTTATCTTTTAAGCACCAAGCTTTCAGAGAACTTAAATATACTGAGGACTACTGCGATAAGCAGGCAGATAAATGCTGCTAACGAACAACAGAATGACGATaccatcaaagattttcaagatgAGTTTCCATCTATTGCTTTCGATTCTCTGCAGAGACAACGCAAGGTACTCAAAGTAATGGAGGATCAATATAACCAGTATCAAGAAAGCACAAAGACTAATAGGTATACCTTTGACTTTGACTCGCCAcatattgatgaaactGAACCGAACGCAGTTGTGCAGGGACAAGACAAAGCTTTGGACGTGGACACTAGCGTCGCTGAGTTGAGGAAGCGTTTACTGGGGCACAGGGCAGATGAAAGCAACGGTTTAGAGTCTGAGAAATCATCTGAAAGACAAATCGAAGACCAGGATAACCTACAAAATAGTCTTATTGAGGATATGACAAAACTGGTGGGCAGTTTGAAGCAAGGTGCAACAGCTTTCCAAAATGCGTTAAATGAGGATAAAGCGGTCCTGAGCGCTGCTGAAATAGGCGTTCAAGTGGCTTCCACAAGTTTGACAGATATTAGTGGAAAGCTGAAAAAGTAcgataagaagaaattagGTTACATCTTTTACATCACGGTATTCATTTCCATGCTGGTTGGTCTCTTGGTGACATTTATAATAATTCAATTGTTCCCAGCCTTATGA
- the LSG1 gene encoding ribosome biogenesis GTPase LSG1 (similar to Saccharomyces cerevisiae LSG1 (YGL099W); ancestral locus Anc_6.163), producing the protein MPLKQQPKRWKPPKGPKPVQRKNKNTIGLGRAIKSARQKENAVEYLPDGEMRFTTEKHEADWVKLRSVTQETALDEFLSTAELADKDFSADRHSNVKIIRLDSGNDSATTQGLTISNEKRGILNAKQREHARELIVPRRPAWDTDMTKYQLARKENDAFLEWRRKLAHLQETNEDLLLTPFERNIEVWKQLWRVVERSDLIVQIVDARDPLLFRSVDLERYVKELDDRKQNLLLVNKADLLTRKQRIIWAKYFLSRGIDFTFYSALKANQLLELQEEFGEDYKHEEDKEDEGEGEDEEGVDAEVLKSINILTIEQLEDLFLSKAPQEPLIPPLPGQSPLIQIGLVGYPNVGKSSTINSLVGAKKVSVSSTPGKTKHFQTIKLSDRVMLCDCPGLVFPNFAYSKGELVCNGVLPIDQLRDYIGPCTLVAERVPKYFLEAVYGIHIKTKGLDDGVQRDFPTAQELLVAYARARGYMTQGFGSADESRASRYVLKDYVNGKLLYINPPPHMEDDTLYTREECQEFNKDLYTFDRLPETRQEQLREALKSKSIEDFDLARDLGKLTFSAHTAGKDGEEATSVTHGGKQAALYNAADDLDREFFQMNNIQGKLTTPFHKNQANGGGSKKHNKGNKKMKKKEEKDAAWKIYE; encoded by the coding sequence ATGCCTTTGAAACAGCAGCCAAAAAGATGGAAACCCCCAAAGGGCCCAAAACCGGTCCAACGTAAGAACAAAAATACTATTGGCCTTGGGAGAGCAATTAAATCTGCTCGTCAAAAGGAGAATGCTGTGGAGTATTTGCCCGACGGTGAGATGAGATTCACAACTGAGAAGCATGAAGCTGACTGGGTAAAATTGAGATCCGTCACTCAGGAAACGGCGTTAGATGAGTTTTTGAGTACTGCTGAGCTAGCTGACAAGGATTTTTCAGCTGATCGTCATTCCAACGTCAAGATTATTCGTTTAGACAGTGGTAATGACTCTGCCACTACACAGGGCCTGACCATATCAAACGAAAAGCGTGGAATATTGAATGCTAAGCAAAGAGAGCATGCCCGTGAATTGATCGTCCCAAGAAGACCAGCTTGGGATACAGATATGACCAAATATCAACTagcaagaaaagaaaacgATGCGTTTTTGgaatggagaagaaaacttgCTCACTTACAAGAGACAAatgaagatcttcttttgacGCCGTTTGAGAGGAATATCGAAGTGTGGAAGCAACTATGGAGAGTTGTAGAACGTTCAGATTTgattgttcaaattgtaGATGCTAGGGATCCACTGCTCTTTAGATCTGtcgatttggaaagataCGTAAAGGAACTTGACGACAGAAAACAGAACCTTCTGCTGGTTAACAAAGCAGATCTGCTGACTCGTAAGCAGAGGATAATTTGGGCCAAATATTTCTTGTCGAGAGGTATTGACTTTACTTTTTACTCTGCTCTAAAAGCTAACCAATTGCTGGAGTTGCAAGAAGAGTTCGGTGAGGATTATAAGCACGAAGAAGataaggaagatgaaggtgaaggtgaagatgaggaaggTGTTGACGCCGAGGTTTTGAAAAGTATAAATATCCTTacaattgaacaattggaaGACCTTTTTTTATCGAAAGCCCCTCAAGAGCCATTGATTCCTCCATTACCAGGTCAATCGCCTCTAATTCAAATTGGTTTAGTCGGATATCCAAATGTGGGTAAATCATCTACAATCAACTCCTTGGTCGGAGCTAAGAAGGTCTCTGTCTCTTCGACACCTGGTAAAACTAAGCATTTTCAAACGATCAAACTTTCAGACCGTGTAATGTTGTGTGATTGTCCCGGTCTTGTTTTTCCCAACTTCGCATACAGTAAAGGTGAACTGGTTTGCAATGGTGTATTGCCTATCGATCAATTGCGTGACTACATTGGTCCCTGTACACTAGTGGCTGAAAGAGTACCTAAATATTTCCTCGAGGCCGTCTATGGTATACATATCAAAACGAAAGGTCTGGATGACGGtgttcaaagagatttCCCCACGGCACAGGAATTGTTAGTCGCATATGCCAGAGCTCGTGGTTATATGACGCAAGGTTTCGGTTCCGCAGATGAATCTCGTGCGAGTCGTTATGTGCTGAAAGACTACGTCAACGGTAAATTACTTTACATAAACCCTCCACCACACATGGAAGACGATACACTATACACCAGAGAAGAATGCCAAGAATTCAACAAAGATCTATACACGTTTGATAGACTACCGGAAACCAGGCAAGAACAACTGCGCGAAGCTTTGAAGTCTAAATctattgaagatttcgatCTTGCAAGAGATCTAGGGAAATTGACCTTCTCGGCACACACAGCAGGTAAGGACGGCGAAGAGGCTACAAGTGTCACACACGGTGGTAAGCAAGCAGCCCTATATAACGCAGCTGATGACTTGGATAgagaattctttcaaatgaaCAACATTCAAGGTAAACTGACGACGCCATTCCACAAGAACCAGGCAAATGGCGGAGGGAGTAAGAAACATAACAAgggaaacaagaagatgaagaagaaggaggaaaaggaCGCTGCATGGAAGATATACGAGTAG
- the RRT2 gene encoding diphthamide synthase (similar to Saccharomyces cerevisiae YBR246W; ancestral locus Anc_6.162) produces the protein MMERQADRAVKTKLPPCCLRIINDEFVLVGTYNLDKETGNRTGSVDLYDKELQLIASHETYGAVLDLKLSPFDERLVVAAHSTGNVTLWRIAMSLEEVSVIFVANLQAFETDTLITSLHFSPFDASILLVTNTAGESATLDIAKGNTLFNCETLENSYSKVENVSFVVQGRTQRAIMENPNTFTGSHSLECWTGEFGNLQPLQNVLFTGGDDATIMAHDLRSKELIWSNNRIHEAGVVGIKCSTPNFRNSSPTSIITGSYDDHIRLLELRMLGKDSIYPGRNTPVTKVWDENLGGGVWRFAEQPQELSSLSNSDELLVCCMYNGAKIIAIQDSPQDNVFSETSFLKAGHESMCYGGDWCKDFAVTCSFYDNSLQRWNP, from the coding sequence ATGATGGAACGCCAAGCTGATAGAGCTGTTAAGACGAAGTTACCACCCTGTTGCCTTCGAATTATCAACGATGAGTTTGTTCTGGTAGGAACCTACAATCTGGATAAAGAAACTGGCAACAGAACAGGTTCTGTGGATTTATATGACAAGGAACTTCAATTAATAGCATCTCATGAGACGTATGGAGCGGTATTAGACCTGAAACTGTCGCCCTTTGACGAACGACTAGTAGTAGCCGCTCACTCAACAGGTAATGTTACTCTATGGAGAATTGCAATGTCTTTAGAGGAAGTTTCGGTGATATTCGTCGCTAATTTGCAAGCTTTCGAGACAGATACATTAATTACATCTCTCCACTTCTCTCCTTTTGATGCATCGATACTGTTGGTCACTAACACTGCAGGAGAATCAGCAACTTTGGACATAGCGAAGGGCAATACCCTATTTAATTGCGAAACATTGGAAAATTCATATTCTAAAGTTGAGAATGTCTCATTTGTAGTTCAAGGGCGCACACAAAGAGCTATTATGGAGAATCCTAATACATTTACTGGATCGCACTCTTTGGAATGTTGGACAGGTGAATTTGGTAATCTACAACCTCTACAGAACGTCTTATTCACTGGTGGTGATGACGCAACCATAATGGCTCATGATTTGCGCTCTAAGGAATTGATATGGTCAAATAACAGGATTCACGAGGCTGGTGTCGTTGGTATTAAATGTAGCACACCAAACTTCCGAAACTCTAGCCCGACATCCATCATTACAGGTTCGTACGATGATCACATTAGGTTACTGGAATTGCGAATGCTAGGGAAAGATTCAATATACCCCGGTCGGAATACTCCCGTTACCAAGGTTTGGGATGAAAATCTAGGCGGCGGTGTGTGGAGATTTGCTGAGCAGCCTCAAGAATTATCAAGTCTTTCGAACTCTGATGAGTTGCTTGTTTGCTGCATGTACAATGGTGCCAAAATAATCGCCATTCAAGATTCTCCACAAGATAATGTGTTCTCTGAAACCAGCTTTCTAAAAGCTGGCCACGAATCCATGTGTTACGGTGGCGATTGGTGCAAGGACTTCGCCGTTACATGCTCGTTTTACGATAACTCTCTCCAAAGGTGGAATCCTTGA